In Nerophis ophidion isolate RoL-2023_Sa linkage group LG03, RoL_Noph_v1.0, whole genome shotgun sequence, the following are encoded in one genomic region:
- the LOC133549987 gene encoding mitochondrial basic amino acids transporter isoform X2 produces MMGLTFINAIVFGVQGNAMRKLGRDTPLNQFLAGASAGAIQCVICCPMELAKTRMQMQGTGEKKSKRKMYKNSLDCLMRIYNKEGIRGINRGMVTTLIRETPGFGVYFLAYDVLTRHLGCEPEDPYMILKLLFAGGMSGIASWISTYPVDVIKSRLQADGVGGVNRYSGIMDCVRQSVRKEGWRVFTRGLTSTLLRAFPVNATTFATVTLFLLYMRKDEECGMKATELQAAPLPPLQPQAQTTSI; encoded by the coding sequence ATGATGGGCCTCACCTTCATCAACGCCATCGTGTTCGGCGTGCAGGGCAATGCCATGCGGAAGCTGGGCCGCGACACGCCTCTCAACCAGTTTCTGGCGGGCGCCTCTGCGGGCGCCATTCAGTGCGTGATCTGCTGCCCCATGGAGCTGGCCAAGACCCGCATGCAGATGCAAGGCACCGGGGAGAAGAAGTCCAAAAGGAAGATGTACAAGAACTCGCTGGACTGCCTGATGAGGATCTACAACAAGGAGGGCATCCGGGGCATCAATCGTGGCATGGTGACCACGCTGATTCGCGAAACACCAGGTTTCGGCGTCTACTTCCTGGCGTACGACGTGTTAACGCGCCACCTGGGCTGCGAGCCCGAAGACCCCTACATGATCCTTAAGCTGCTGTTCGCCGGCGGAATGTCCGGCATCGCCTCGTGGATCTCCACCTACCCCGTGGACGTCATCAAGTCCCGCCTGCAGGCGGACGGCGTGGGCGGCGTCAACCGCTACAGCGGCATCATGGACTGCGTGCGGCAGAGCGTGCGGAAGGAGGGCTGGCGGGTGTTCACGCGCGGCCTCACGTCCACCCTGCTGCGCGCCTTCCCGGTGAACGCCACCACTTTCGCCACCGTGACTCTCTTCCTGCTGTACATGCGCAAGGACGAGGAGTGCGGCATGAAAGCCACCGAGCTGCAGGCGGCGCCGCTGCCGCCGCTCCAGCCTCAGGCTCAGACTACGAGCATCTAA
- the LOC133549987 gene encoding mitochondrial basic amino acids transporter isoform X1 → MALDFAAGCVGGAAGVLVGHPFDTVKVRLQVQNAEKPLYRGTYHCFQSIVRQESGLGLYKGLGSPMMGLTFINAIVFGVQGNAMRKLGRDTPLNQFLAGASAGAIQCVICCPMELAKTRMQMQGTGEKKSKRKMYKNSLDCLMRIYNKEGIRGINRGMVTTLIRETPGFGVYFLAYDVLTRHLGCEPEDPYMILKLLFAGGMSGIASWISTYPVDVIKSRLQADGVGGVNRYSGIMDCVRQSVRKEGWRVFTRGLTSTLLRAFPVNATTFATVTLFLLYMRKDEECGMKATELQAAPLPPLQPQAQTTSI, encoded by the exons ATGGCACTGGACTTCGCCGCGGGCTGCGTGGGAG GTGCTGCTGGTGTTTTGGTTGGCCATCCATTTGACACAGTGAAG GTGCGGCTGCAGGTTCAAAATGCGGAAAAACCTTTATACCGAGGGACCTACCATTGCTTCCAGTCCATCGTGCGCCAGGAGTCG GGGCTGGGTCTCTACAAAGGACTGGGCTCGCCCATGATGGGCCTCACCTTCATCAACGCCATCGTGTTCGGCGTGCAGGGCAATGCCATGCGGAAGCTGGGCCGCGACACGCCTCTCAACCAGTTTCTGGCGGGCGCCTCTGCGGGCGCCATTCAGTGCGTGATCTGCTGCCCCATGGAGCTGGCCAAGACCCGCATGCAGATGCAAGGCACCGGGGAGAAGAAGTCCAAAAGGAAGATGTACAAGAACTCGCTGGACTGCCTGATGAGGATCTACAACAAGGAGGGCATCCGGGGCATCAATCGTGGCATGGTGACCACGCTGATTCGCGAAACACCAGGTTTCGGCGTCTACTTCCTGGCGTACGACGTGTTAACGCGCCACCTGGGCTGCGAGCCCGAAGACCCCTACATGATCCTTAAGCTGCTGTTCGCCGGCGGAATGTCCGGCATCGCCTCGTGGATCTCCACCTACCCCGTGGACGTCATCAAGTCCCGCCTGCAGGCGGACGGCGTGGGCGGCGTCAACCGCTACAGCGGCATCATGGACTGCGTGCGGCAGAGCGTGCGGAAGGAGGGCTGGCGGGTGTTCACGCGCGGCCTCACGTCCACCCTGCTGCGCGCCTTCCCGGTGAACGCCACCACTTTCGCCACCGTGACTCTCTTCCTGCTGTACATGCGCAAGGACGAGGAGTGCGGCATGAAAGCCACCGAGCTGCAGGCGGCGCCGCTGCCGCCGCTCCAGCCTCAGGCTCAGACTACGAGCATCTAA